In Puniceicoccaceae bacterium, the DNA window TCCATGAAGATTTCCAGAATTTCTTCGTCGAGCTCATCCTCAACTTCTACATCCTTGGCAAAATCATCCTCTTTCACCTGAGGCTCGTCTGCACCCAGCGGAACAGTTACTCAAATTTCGATTTGTGGCGTGTCAAAAGGCATCGGCTGAGACCTTATCGGGCAGGTGGCGCTGAATGGTTTCAAAGAGGCGTTGCTTGCGAATGGGCTTGCTCAAGTAGGCATTCATGCCCGATGCAATGCACTTTTCGGCGGCGCCCTCAAGTGCGTGAGCGGTCAGGGCAATGATAGGCAGGGTGCTGTGTTTGGCGATGCTGCGAATGGATCGTGTGCAGGTGTAGCCGTCCATGATGGGAAGTCCGCAATCCATGAGCAGCAGGTCATAATTTCTCTGTTCGATCTTGTTCAGGGCATCGGCACCGTCCGGAGCCACATCCACCTGATAACCCTCCCGCTCGAGCATGAGGCGGATGATCTTCTGGTTCACCGCATTATCCTCGACCAGCAGCAGGGAGTAGAGATGGGGTGGCTTCTTTTGACTGCGTGGTGCTGTTTTCACATCGTCACCTGCAGTTGGCTTGGGAAACGCCAGTCGCAGGGTAAAGCACGTGCCTTCACCCTCACGACTTTCGAAATCGAGTTTTCCATTCATCAGGGTGATGATCTTCTGGCTGATTGCCAATCCGAGTCCCGTTCCCTCGTAGCGTCGCGCCTGCGAACTGTCAGCCTGGCTGAAAACTTCAAACAGGTGCTGGTGAAAGCTTCGTGGAATACCGATGCCAGTGTCCTGAACCTGAATCGTCACCTGGCATTTTGCATCATCGGGTTCCAGTAGAAGGCGCAGGCACACTTCCCCCTGATCGGTGAATTTGATACCGTTGCCGATGAGGTTGGTCAGCACCTGGACCAAACGGTTGGGGTCGAAACAGAGCACAACGGGAGCTTGTGCATCGCATTCGAAGCGTAGATTGATTCCCTTGCGTTCGGCGAGGGAACGCAGGGATTCGAGAACGTCGCGGCAAGTGGAGACGATGTCGCGGGACTCGACCATCAGGTTGGTTCGCCCCACTTCCAATTTGGAAAAATCAAGAATATCATTGATCAGTGCCAGCAGCGAGCGCGTGCTCTTGCGAATGATGCCGAGCAGCTGGTTTTGCTCCGCATTGAGTGGTGTGTCTTCGAGCAATTCGCTGGCCCCGAAGATTCCGTTCATGGGGGTGCGGATTTCGTGACTCATGATGGCCAGGAAATCTGCTTTTGCCTTCGCTGAGGCCTCCGCCTGGTTTTTGGCAATCTGGAGTTCCTGCGTGCGTGTGGCTACCATGTTTTCAAAATGAAACAATGTGCTGAGGTGGTTGAGGAAATAGTAGCAAAACCAGAGGATGATCAAAAATCCACCCGCAATGGCGAGCACCGAGGCATTGGAGAGGTTGCGCTTGTAGTAGGCATCGTCGGCAAGCAGGGTGAACTGCCAGGTGCGCTTACAGACCTCAAGTGTGCTCCGGATCACATAGAGATCCGTCCCCTCCACGCTTTCGATGTAGGCCTTGGATTCTTCCTCACCGAGAATACCACGGGGACCAATCGCGGAAAAGAAGCGTTCGGATGCATCCGTGACATCGTGCAGTTTGACGATGATGTCGTCATCCCGGATGTTTTGCCAGGCCCTTGCGAGCACGTCACTGATGTTGTAGGCGACGCTCATGACGCTGAAGCTTGACTGTTGCGGATCCACTTCAGGATCAAAGCGTGCACTGGGGTGATAGATGACCAGTCCCTTTTCGTCGTTGGTGCTCTGAACCAACTTGAGCGGAGGGGTGATTTGCGGTTCTCCGGTTTCGAGCAACTGCTGCATCACTGCATGCACCGGAGCATGGCTGAGCAGATCGAGTCCGAGCACTTTTTCGTTGCCCTGGATCGGATGAACCAGGGTGATCGGCAGGTAAAACGCTGCAGGACCCATCGGGAGCATACCGTTCTCACCTTGACGGGTGATTGGCACCGGACGCTGGTAGAGGGTTTCGAGGTGGGATTCGAAAGCTTCTCGCTGGTCATGCGGGATGAGTTTGCAGAGGTTGGCGACGCGGATGGATGGATCGTGCGAGAGCAGGGGTTCGAGGATGCGTTGGTACTGGGACAGATTGAGTTTGAGGCGGTCAGTTTCCTCCCAGGCGATATTGATCAGATTGAGGTCTTTCAACGTATCCAGCATGTTGCTTTCCACGGATTGCACCATGATCTGTTGGCGGTTCAGCAGGGTTTGGTGAATGCGCCGAATGTCCTGGTTGACCATGAAACTGTAGAGCGCCAGCATCCCAAAAATTCCGATAAATGCCCCACCTGCGACCGACCACAGCCGCCGGTTGGAAAATCCCTTGCGACTGCGCAAGCTGAACACGGCAGGAAAGGAGGCAAGGAGGGCTGCCGAGTTGCCAACGCACCAGATCAGTGCGGTGAGCGGTATGTTGCCCAAGTCCAGGCGTCCATGCACATAGATGCTCAGCGTGACCAGCAGCGCAATGACAAGGGGGATGCCGATCGCACTGCGAAGCAGCAGCAGGGGGATGGCGAAGCGGGCTACGAGTCGCTCGTGTCGGATGGCATACGATTTCAGGGAAAAATAGACCCATACCGCCTGGATCGCATTGCACGCTGCCATGGAAATCCACATCAGTGGATAGTCCGCATAGTTCACATCGCCGTGGGTGATGGCAAATTGCAGCATGGACAGCAGGCTGCCAGCGAAGATGCCAATTGCCACGACCGGACCCCAGAGCGTTACCGCAAGCAAGGCAACCGCTGCCGGAGGCCAGATGGGAAGATAGGAGATGGATTCTGTCGTGAAGGAGAGTGTCAGTAATGCAAGGATATAGTACGCAGCAGCTGCCCCGATGATTTCGAGGATTTTCCGGAAGAATGGAGAAACCGGTTTCATCAACAGCGTAGGAATGAGGAAGGCAGGTGCATGCGGAACAGGTGCATGGATCCCTTCAACAGGTCAAGTGTTTGGCATCATTGCCCACCGGATGATCGTCCAAATCGGGAAGAACTTGAGCATCGCACACGCGATCGACACTTTTCAGGGACACGATCCATCGCCAGTGCAGATTTGAGCCGCTTGCCGCATGGATGGAGTTACCACTGGATCGGTATCGTTTCAAAGCTATTGAGAAAGAATTCAATGTGTTCGTGATTGCCGACGCCTGCGGTGGAAATGCGGTAGACGAGGTTATCGCGCAGCACGATCAGAGTATTCAGCTGTGCGCTTTTGAGATAACTTTCGGACAGGGTGATGCGTGCGCGTCGGGCCGAAAACCCTCCCACGTTACGGTTCTCCTGAAAGGTAAGGGTGCCGCCATGTTCGTCAATGATGGACTGCACCGCATAGTCGAGCACCCGATTGGGGTTGCGCAGGTCGGACACTCCAGGAGGCAGGCGAGTGACTGTGATTCCATATTGGAAGGCAATGTGCCAGTATTCAAAGATGTGTACCGTAGCACTGCCCTGGGGCATCTGCATGAACTGGGTACGGTGCTTCCACTTGCCGGGAAACTTGGAGCGAAATCCAAGGGTTGGCTCCTCCACAGTGATCCATCTGTTCGGATCAAAGGCTTCAGATGCGAGGTTACCAGGATTGGCAGATTGTGAATCGCATCCCGCTTGAGACAGCAGGCAGAGCAGGGTCAGGCAAAGGAACAGAAAAGCATGGCAGTGAATGGGCGTGGAGGGATGGCGTGGACTGAAGCGCATGGAACAGACGGGATGAAGTCGCGGTACATTGCTGCCGCTGCGATAGGTTGAGAATAGGTGAATTTGCTCAAATGAGCAAGAGATTCAGCGAGGCATTCGGGGATTTTGCCTCAGTTTTTGCATGGTTTTTACAAAATCCAGCCAGTCACTGTGGGCATTTCCGAGGGGGAGCCAGGCACTCAGGGTGATGTGCAGGTTGGCCAGGGTCAGCGCGGAGGCGATGAAGGTAAGCGGCAGGGACTGATACACCAGCATCCCCAGCAGCCAGGCAGTCAATGCCACTGTCAGCGTCAGGCTCAGCAGGGGGGCGGTCAGGATGATGAGACAGGCTTGCAGCACAGACTGCACTTCGCCCTGGTAGTGAGTGGTTCCGGTGTGAGTGTGCTCCCGGTGCAGAGTGATCTCTATGCCAAACAGTGTGCCACTCAGTACTGGAGCATTTGCACCGATGTGAACTTCGACCGATGTTTTGCCGAGCAGGCGAGCGGGCAGGGCATGACCGAGTTCGTGAAGGAAAATGCAGAGCGGATAACTTGCGTGCAGCACCAGCCGAAATCCGAGAAACCCGGCAATCAGCAACAGGGGAATCCACTCGGGCGTCATGGGTGCAGCGCTAGGGTTTGACTGGTCTCTTGGAAGGTGCCCACTCAGCTCGGAGTAGCAGCTGGGAGCCGGAGGCGGGGCAGTTCTGCCAGGGCAGGGTGACGGCAGATGGTTTCGTAGATCTGCTCCGCGGACAGTCCATGCTGTTTGCGCAGTTCATCCACACTGGAGGCATGCTCCACAAAGCGGTCTGGCCAGCCAATGCGGCAGACAGGTGTGCATACATGATGATCGGAGAGCAGTTCCATCACCGCACTGCCAAAGCCACCATTGACGACCCCGTCTTCGAGCGTGACGATCAGGTTTGCGTTTTGGGCTTCAGTCAACAGCAGGCTGGAGTCAATCGGCTTGGCAAAGCGTGCGTTCACCACGCTCACCCGGATCTCATAGTGCTGTTCGAGGCGTTTGGCGATGCCACGCGCTACTTCGACCATGTCACCGAGTGCCCACAAACTGATCTCCCGTCCCTTACTCAGCAGTTCGGCCTTGCCGATGGGCAACAGTTTGGGTTCGGCCTTGATCGTTGCTCCCGTGCCACTGCCGCGCGGATAGCGGATGAAGCAGGGACCTTCATGGGCGATGCCAGTGGCAAGCATGTCACAAAGTTCGTCCTCATTGCGCGGTTGCATGAGAATGGTGTTGGGCACACAGCGCAGGTAGGCGATGTCGAAGAGGCCGTGGTGTGTTGCTCCATCGTTGGGGGAGAGTCCCGCGCGGTCCATGCAGAAGAGCACGTTGAGGTTCTGCAGGCACACATCATGAATGATCGGATCGTAGGAGCGCTGCAGGAAGGTCGAGTAGATCGCACAGACTGGCTTGAGTCCACGCGTCGCCGCTCCTGCGGCAAAGAGCACGGCGTGTTCCTCTGCGATCCCAACATCAAAATACTGGTCTTTCAGTTCATCGCGCAGGTAGCTGAGTCCGGTTCCGCTGGGCATCGCTCCGGTGATGCCGATGATGCGCGAGTCCTTGCGGGCGTGGCGCACGAGTGCGCGACCAAAGACATCCTGATAACTGGTCATGCCCGGAACCTTGCGTCCCGTTGAGCTGCCAGTCTTCACATCAAACGGACTCGTTCCGTGGAATTTTTCCGGTTCGTCAAGGGCCACGCCGCAGCCTTTACCCTTTTGCGTGATCACGTGCAGCAGCACTGGCACGTCCTGTTTTTTTGCAAATTCCAGGTATTCGGAGACGCGTTTGATGTCGTGCCCGTCAATGGGGCCGAGGTAGCGCAGGCCAAAGGTTTCAAAGACGGAGGATTCAAGGAACATGTCTTTGGTCTCGCGCATGGCCTTCCGGCCCAGGCGTCGGATGGAATCACCGCCTGGAATGTGACTGAGAAATTGGGATCCCGCATCGTTGATGCGGTTGTAGATCGGGTTTGTGATCAAGCGGTTGAGGTGGGTTGAGATCGCGCCCACGTTCTTGTCGATGGACCATTCGTTGTCGTTGAGAATGACAATCAGCCGCCGGGTGGCATTGGGAATGTTGTTGAGTGCTTCAAAGGTGATGCCGCAGGTGAAGGCTGCATCTCCACACACCGCCACCACATGTTCGTCACCTCCCATGCGGTCGCGCGCGCAGGCCATGCCCACGGCGGCAGAAAGGGCTGTGCCCGCATGCCCGGCACCGTAACTATCGTGCTCGCTCTCTTCGCGGTTGAGAAAGCCGCTCAACCCGCCGGTCAGGCGAATGTCATTGAAGCGCGCATCGTTACGCCCAGTCAGCAGCTTGTGCACATAGCCCTGGTGCGACACGTCAAAGACGAAGCGGTCCTTCGGCGTCTGAAAGACCCGGTGCAGCGCGATGGTCAGCTCGACGACGCCCAGGTTGGGGCCGAGATGACCACCATTCTGAGAGGTCACGGTGATGATCTTTTCCCTTATTTCCTGAGCCAGCACTTCGAGCTCCGCAAGGGAGAGGCCTTTCAGGTCGGCTGAGGATTGGATTTGCTCTAAAAACGACATTCCCTGATGCAGATGGATGCTTGGTAAAAAACGCTAAGACTGGACATCGATTTGCTCGAGTGCAAACCCGTCTTTGGTTTTTTCGATCTTTTGGATGCGCAGTTCGGCATCACCCAGTTGTTTGCGGCAGTGCTCCAGCAGCTCGGTGCCGCGCTCATACTGAGTGACGAGTTTTTCCAGTGGGGTATCACCCGCCTCGAGGGATTCCACAATGGATTCGAGCTGTTCCAGCGCGTCTTCAAAACTGAGTCTGGATTCGGATTCCTGGTTTGACATCGGTGTGGTTTGGTACGTGACTAGGCGTTTTGATTTGATTGAAATACAGTCAGAAGCGATCCATAGTGACGGTCAGAAACGACCTCCTCTTCTGTGGATGAAGGTTCTGTTTCTACCCATTTTTCGGCCGTCTTATCAATGTTGAATTCAATTACTATCCTATTTGGGGTTATTATTCTGGGCAAGTGGCTCACAGAATTTGTGCTCAATCGCCTGAACCGACGTCACATCCGGCATTGTCGCGGGATGATTCCCGAAGCCTTTCGGGAGGTGATGACCCAGGAGAGTTATGACAAGTCGGTCAGTTACTCACTCGACAAGTCAAAGCTGTCAGAATGGGAAGGAGTGGTGGACACGCTGCTGGTGGGAGTTTTCCTCTACATGGGTCTGTTGCCGTGGGTGTACAACTTTTTCTCGGGCTGGATTGGCGATGGCATCTGGTCCCAGAGCCTGGTGCTGCTGATGGTGATGGTATTTCTCAGCCTTTTTTCCCTGCCGATGGAGTGGTGGGAGCAGTTCAAACTGGAGAGCCGCTACGGGTTTAACAACTCCAACTGGAAGCTGTGGGTCAGCGACAAGGTCAAGGGTCTGGGGCTGACGCTGGTGATTGGGTTTCCCATGATCGTGCTGTTGCTGGCATTTTTCAGCTGGTTCCCCAAGACGTGGTGGATTTGGGGCTTTATCGCTTTTTTTGCCTTTCAACTCTTGATGGTCATCCTCTACCCGATGGTGATCATGCCGATTTTCAACAAGTTACAGCCGCTGCAGGATGGCAGTCTGAAGGACCGTCTGCTCGCACTGTCCGAGCGCACAGGGTTCCACGCGAAGACGATTCAGGTGATCGATGGCAGCAAGCGCTCGACGCACTCCAACGCATTTTTTACGGGCTTCGGCAAGTTCCGGCGCATTGTGCTCTTTGACACCCTGATCGAGCAGCTTGAGGTCAGCGAACTTGAGGCCGTACTTGCACACGAGATCGGGCACTACAAAAAGGGGCATGTGCCCAAAATGCTGATCATCTCCGCGCTCACGGGGTTGGCCGCATTTGCACTGCTCGGCTGGCTGGCAGGCAGTGCATGGTTCATCGAGTCCTTTGGCTTTTTCCGCCATGCGGAGGAAGGCGGCACGCTTTACAATCAGGTGGTTCCTTCGATCCTGCTTTTCACCATTCTCACGGGCTATGTCACCTTTTGGTTTGGCCCGTTTGGCAATACGATGTCCCGTCGCCACGAATACGAAGCCGACGCGTTTGCGAGTTCCATGATCAAGAGTCCCGAACCGCTCATCCACGCGCTGCGCAAGCTGCACGAAAAGAACCTCAGCAACCTCACTCCTCATCCGTTTTTCAGTCGCTTTTATTACTCCCATCCAACCTTGCTCGAGCGGGAGGACGCGTTGAACAGTCGCATGATGGAAGAGGTCGCGTCGCACTGATGCTGCCTTGATCGAGCTGAAACAACGTTCAAATTTCCGGGGGCGTTGGTTGCACGCACCCATGCGGGCAGTGACATCCCTCGGCATTGTGTTTGTCGTTGCGCTGTGGAGTCCGCTCGGGGGTGGGGCGGCAGAACCTCCGACTGCCATCCGCGTGCTCTCGTGGAACTTGCGCAACTATAATCTCAGCGACCGCTACCTCTACGAGCAGTACCGCAGGCAATACCCCAAGCCGGAATCGGAGAAAGCCGCGCTGCGAGCCGTGATCACTTCGCTTGCACCCGATGTTCTGTTGCTGCAGGAAGTGGGCAATGATCGCTTTTTGCGGGAACTGAGCGAGGACTTACGTCGCGAGGCAGGCCTGCAGTACAGCGCATTTGAAACCCTGCTGGCAGTAGATACCGAGCGCCGTCTGGGCGTGATGTCACGCATCCCATGGGTCCAGGTCGGCAGTGCACTGCCACCGGGAGCGAATTTTCCTTATCTGGGGGACAGGGTAGGGGTGAAGCGCGGATTGCTGCAGGTGCAGCCAGCGCTGCCCGGTGCGCCAGCACTGACGCTGCTCACCCTGCACCTCAAGAGCCGCTTCACCTCCGATGAACGGGATCCCGGCAGTGCCGAGCGCCGCGAGAAGGAGGCGCGCCTGATCCGGGATGCGCTGCGCGATCAGTTTGCAGCCGATCCCGACCGCGCCTGGGTGCTGGTAGGGGATCTCAACGATCATGCCGCCAGTCCCGCCTATGATCGCCTGACCGTGGTCAACGGTCAGCCTGTCATGCTGGAGATCCCGGTCATCGACCGCAGCGGTCTGAGTTGGACCTACCACTACGCGCGCCAGCGCCGTTACGAGCAAATTGATTTTCTCTTCGTCAGCCCCTCGCTGTACGATTCTCCCCACTGGCAGATCGAAGCGCTTATCGTGGACCACCCCCAGGTTCTGCAGGCCAGCGACCATCGCCCCATCCTCATCGATCTGCGCTGGATACCCTGAGCACCATCCGCAACCCCATCGCCCAATCGCCACCCCGTTCTCGTTGGATCTTCTCTCATGGCGATGTCCCCTATCGTGCGTAGGGCTCCCGCTCGCCGCGAGCCGCCGTTCCATCCCGCCACACCCTCCCCAAGCGATCAGTTCCCCGTAGCGGAATTTGGAAAAATTTCGACTCCTGGATACTCGAAAACCTCAACGGTTCCACCTTTCCCAGTAACAGGTTCAAGAACCACCTACAAAAAACCTGTTGCGCTCAGCGCATCCTGCTGGACTGGCCCCGCCAGTCCATCCAGTGAAGCACATCTGAACGATGTTCCAACTTCAGCAGCGCGTCAGCCATCTCCAACACAGAGCCAGCCTTCGCCATCAACCTGCATCTACTTGAAATTTAACAAATGCACCTGCGGTGCCCATATGACTTTGGTCCAGCCAAAGTCCCATATTTTCTGGGAAACAGAATTTCAATTCTGAACTAGCGAAAGGTTAAAGGCTTCGCCATCAGGTATTTCTCATTCGCCATCGCAGCTCCGCTGCACCCCTCATCATCTGAGAAATCTGGGCAATCTGTGGTTCAAATTCTATCTTTCTAAACCACAGATTTCGTAGAAAACACAGATAGAATTGAGTCGAGTCCCATCGCCCATAACCCAATACCGTTCTCATGGATCTTCTCTCATGGTGATTTTCCTATCTTACGTAGGGCTCGCGCTCGCCGGGAGCCGCCGTTCCATCCCGCCACGCCCTCCCCAAGCGATCAGTTCCCCGTAGCGGAATTTGGAAAAATTTCGCCCCCTGGACACTCAAAAACCTCATCGGTTCGATCTTTCCCTTTAACAGGTTCAAGACCCACCCACAAAAAACCTGCTGCGCGCAGCGCATCCTGTTGGGCTGGCCCCGCCAGTCCATCCAGTGAAGCACAGCTGAACGATGTTCCAACTCACAGCAGTGCGTCAGCCTTGCCAGGCAAGACCGATATTGAAAGAACCGAACTACGACATTTACTAACCACAAGGTGTCAACTTTTGATCAGGACGAGAGACCTGTCCCATAACCTATCGCCTATAACCTATAACCACCCAATCCAACACCGTTCGTCCTACGGACTCTCTTGATCCGGCTTCGCCGGAGCAGGATACACGTCGTCTCTCCGTGTAGCAGGTT includes these proteins:
- a CDS encoding ATP-binding protein yields the protein MKPVSPFFRKILEIIGAAAAYYILALLTLSFTTESISYLPIWPPAAVALLAVTLWGPVVAIGIFAGSLLSMLQFAITHGDVNYADYPLMWISMAACNAIQAVWVYFSLKSYAIRHERLVARFAIPLLLLRSAIGIPLVIALLVTLSIYVHGRLDLGNIPLTALIWCVGNSAALLASFPAVFSLRSRKGFSNRRLWSVAGGAFIGIFGMLALYSFMVNQDIRRIHQTLLNRQQIMVQSVESNMLDTLKDLNLINIAWEETDRLKLNLSQYQRILEPLLSHDPSIRVANLCKLIPHDQREAFESHLETLYQRPVPITRQGENGMLPMGPAAFYLPITLVHPIQGNEKVLGLDLLSHAPVHAVMQQLLETGEPQITPPLKLVQSTNDEKGLVIYHPSARFDPEVDPQQSSFSVMSVAYNISDVLARAWQNIRDDDIIVKLHDVTDASERFFSAIGPRGILGEEESKAYIESVEGTDLYVIRSTLEVCKRTWQFTLLADDAYYKRNLSNASVLAIAGGFLIILWFCYYFLNHLSTLFHFENMVATRTQELQIAKNQAEASAKAKADFLAIMSHEIRTPMNGIFGASELLEDTPLNAEQNQLLGIIRKSTRSLLALINDILDFSKLEVGRTNLMVESRDIVSTCRDVLESLRSLAERKGINLRFECDAQAPVVLCFDPNRLVQVLTNLIGNGIKFTDQGEVCLRLLLEPDDAKCQVTIQVQDTGIGIPRSFHQHLFEVFSQADSSQARRYEGTGLGLAISQKIITLMNGKLDFESREGEGTCFTLRLAFPKPTAGDDVKTAPRSQKKPPHLYSLLLVEDNAVNQKIIRLMLEREGYQVDVAPDGADALNKIEQRNYDLLLMDCGLPIMDGYTCTRSIRSIAKHSTLPIIALTAHALEGAAEKCIASGMNAYLSKPIRKQRLFETIQRHLPDKVSADAF
- a CDS encoding M48 family metallopeptidase, translated to MLNSITILFGVIILGKWLTEFVLNRLNRRHIRHCRGMIPEAFREVMTQESYDKSVSYSLDKSKLSEWEGVVDTLLVGVFLYMGLLPWVYNFFSGWIGDGIWSQSLVLLMVMVFLSLFSLPMEWWEQFKLESRYGFNNSNWKLWVSDKVKGLGLTLVIGFPMIVLLLAFFSWFPKTWWIWGFIAFFAFQLLMVILYPMVIMPIFNKLQPLQDGSLKDRLLALSERTGFHAKTIQVIDGSKRSTHSNAFFTGFGKFRRIVLFDTLIEQLEVSELEAVLAHEIGHYKKGHVPKMLIISALTGLAAFALLGWLAGSAWFIESFGFFRHAEEGGTLYNQVVPSILLFTILTGYVTFWFGPFGNTMSRRHEYEADAFASSMIKSPEPLIHALRKLHEKNLSNLTPHPFFSRFYYSHPTLLEREDALNSRMMEEVASH
- a CDS encoding endonuclease/exonuclease/phosphatase family protein gives rise to the protein MRAVTSLGIVFVVALWSPLGGGAAEPPTAIRVLSWNLRNYNLSDRYLYEQYRRQYPKPESEKAALRAVITSLAPDVLLLQEVGNDRFLRELSEDLRREAGLQYSAFETLLAVDTERRLGVMSRIPWVQVGSALPPGANFPYLGDRVGVKRGLLQVQPALPGAPALTLLTLHLKSRFTSDERDPGSAERREKEARLIRDALRDQFAADPDRAWVLVGDLNDHAASPAYDRLTVVNGQPVMLEIPVIDRSGLSWTYHYARQRRYEQIDFLFVSPSLYDSPHWQIEALIVDHPQVLQASDHRPILIDLRWIP
- the xseB gene encoding exodeoxyribonuclease VII small subunit: MSNQESESRLSFEDALEQLESIVESLEAGDTPLEKLVTQYERGTELLEHCRKQLGDAELRIQKIEKTKDGFALEQIDVQS
- the dxs gene encoding 1-deoxy-D-xylulose-5-phosphate synthase translates to MSFLEQIQSSADLKGLSLAELEVLAQEIREKIITVTSQNGGHLGPNLGVVELTIALHRVFQTPKDRFVFDVSHQGYVHKLLTGRNDARFNDIRLTGGLSGFLNREESEHDSYGAGHAGTALSAAVGMACARDRMGGDEHVVAVCGDAAFTCGITFEALNNIPNATRRLIVILNDNEWSIDKNVGAISTHLNRLITNPIYNRINDAGSQFLSHIPGGDSIRRLGRKAMRETKDMFLESSVFETFGLRYLGPIDGHDIKRVSEYLEFAKKQDVPVLLHVITQKGKGCGVALDEPEKFHGTSPFDVKTGSSTGRKVPGMTSYQDVFGRALVRHARKDSRIIGITGAMPSGTGLSYLRDELKDQYFDVGIAEEHAVLFAAGAATRGLKPVCAIYSTFLQRSYDPIIHDVCLQNLNVLFCMDRAGLSPNDGATHHGLFDIAYLRCVPNTILMQPRNEDELCDMLATGIAHEGPCFIRYPRGSGTGATIKAEPKLLPIGKAELLSKGREISLWALGDMVEVARGIAKRLEQHYEIRVSVVNARFAKPIDSSLLLTEAQNANLIVTLEDGVVNGGFGSAVMELLSDHHVCTPVCRIGWPDRFVEHASSVDELRKQHGLSAEQIYETICRHPALAELPRLRLPAATPS